The Blattabacterium sp. (Cryptocercus kyebangensis) region ATAAAAAATTTTTTACTCCATCATTAACTATGGTTATTTGTATACCGTCCGGAATAACAGAGGTAGAAAAAAGAGCCGTAAAAGATTCTGCACAACATCTTAATGCAAAAGACGTTTATTTAATTGAGGAACCTATGGCCGCTGCTATTGGTTCTGGAATATCGGTAACCAAAGCTGAAGGAAATATGATTATTGATATTGGTGGGGGTACTACAGAATGTGGAGTAATAGCTTTAGGTGGAATCGTTTGTCAAAAATCTATTAAAATAGCTGGAGATGTTTTCACTAATGATATAGCCTATTTTCTTAGAACTAAATATAATTTATATATTGGAGAAAGAACGGCAGAAAAAATTAAAATAGACATTGGAGCGGCTATAGAAGCAATTGATAATCCACCAGAAAATATTCGTATACAAGGAAGAGATTTACCAACAGGAAAACCTAAAGAAATGAATATTTCTTATAAAGAAACTATTCCTGCACTTGATAAATCTATTCTAAGGATTGAAGATGCGGTTATGGAAACCCTTTCTAGCACTCCACCAGAACTTGCGGCAGATATTTACAAAACGGGTATATATATGGCTGGTGGAGGTTCTCTTTTAAGAGGGTTAGATAGAAGAATATCTAAAAAAACAGGGCTTTCTGTTTCTTTAGTAGAAGATCCTTTGAGAGCTGTAGTAAAAGGGACAGGTGTTGCTTTGAAAAATATTGATAAATTCACATTTTTAATGAAATAATGAAATATAAAATATTATTATGCGTGATTTTTTTCTAAAATGGCGTTTTTTTATTTTATTTATTTTATTAGAATCTACAGCTCTTTTTCTCTCTTTTTCAAAAAATAATTTTCATCAAAATATTGATATAGGTTCTTCCAATTTTATTATTGGAAATATTTATGAATCTATTTATAGATTACGTCATTATTTTTTCTTAGATATTGAAAATGAGAAACTTATAAACGAAAATGCAAAATTACGTCATTTTATTATATCCTCTAAAATAAAGAAATTTACTAGGGATTTTAAAAAAAAGAATATAGATTATTTACAACAATATATTTATACTCCTGTAAAAATTATCAACAACAGTATATATGAACAAGAAAATTATATAACTATTAATAAAGGAAGTTTAGATGGAATTAAAACAGATATGGGAATAATATTATCTTATGGAATAGCAGGAATAATTATAAAAACTTCCCCCCATTTCAGTATAGCTATTTCTCTCTTAAATCCAAAAATTAAAGTTAATGCTAGATTAAGAAAAAATAAATATTTTGGAACAGTAAGTTGGGATGGAATAGACCATGAATATATTGTTTTATACGATATTCCTAGACATTCTATTTTTTATAAAGGAGAAATAGTAGAAACAGATGGAAAATCTTCTACCTTTCCTGAAGGAATACCGATTGGTAGAGTTACTTGTTATAGATTCGATGAAAAAGATGCAAATTATGTAATAAAAGTAAAACTTTTTGAAAATTTTTCTACCATAGAAAATGCTTATGTTGTGAAAAACTTATTCAAAAAAGAATGGAACGATATTCAACTTTATAAAGTTGAACATAAATAATGAATTTTATTTTTATTAGAAAATTTTTCATATATGTTTTTTATATTTTTTTTCTTTGTTTAATTCAAATATCGATATTAAATCCTATATTTTTTGGATGGTATACTTATATTTATATACTTTTTGTATTAACATATCCATATCGTGGAAATAAATGTATATTTTTGTTTTTATCTTTTATAACTGGATGGTTTATAGATAATTGTATGAATACTGGAGGGAATCATGCTTTTTCTACTACTTTTTCTGCTTTTTTTCGATTAAAATTACTTCAATTTTTTGACGGAAAAAATTTTCTAACAAGAAGTGATTTTTCTATTTACGAGTTACCATTTATTCGGAAAATACTTTATATATTTTCATTGGTTTTTGTTCATCATTTTTCATTATTTATGTTAGAAGTATTTAAGGTTTCTTTTTTTAGTAAAATTATTTTATTGAAAACTATATTTAGCAGTATTTTTACAACAATTTTATGTATTGTATATTTTTTTTTTAGAACAATTAAACATTGAAAAAATTACATATATTTTATATTTTATTAAGTTCTATAGGTTTAATTTTTATAATTAGATTATTCTATATACAAATATATACTGAAAAGTATATTTTAAATGCCTTTAATACATCTATAAAACAAGAAATTATTATCCCTGAAAGGGGTTCTATTTTTGATAGAAATAATAATTTATTAGTTTTTAATAAGTCTATTTATGAATTAATAGTAGTTCCCATGTTAATAGATGAAAATTTTAACATTATAGAATTCTGTAATCTTGTAGGAATAGAAAAAGATACTTTTCATAAAAATTTAGATAAAGCAAAAGCTTATTCTAAATATTTACCTTCTGTTTTTCTTCCTTTTATTTCAAAGGAAAAATTCGCTTCTATACAAGAGAAGCTTTATAAGTATAAAGGATTTGATTGGACTAAACGTTCTCTTAGAGATTATAAAGTAGAAAGTTCCGCTAATATTTTAGGATATATAGGGGAAGTAAATCAAAAAAATATCAAGAAAGAATCGAATTATTATCAAATGGGAGATTTTATAGGATGGGCTGGAGTAGAAAAATCTTATGAAAAAATATTAAGGGGAAGAAAAGGAGTAAAATACTGGATTAGAGATAGAAATGGATGTATTATAGGAAGTTATAATAATAAAAAAAATAATGTAAAATCCATTAGCGGAAATGATATTTATTTAACCATCGATTGGGGACTACAAAGTTATGCAGAACAACTGATGTATCAAAAAAAAGGAGGTATAGTAGCTATAAATCCTAAAAATGGAGAAATATTATCTTTAGTATCTAGCCCTATTAATAATCCTAATTTATTTGTAGGAATACATCGTTCTAAAGAATTTAAAAGGTTAATTAAAAATACAATAGATTATCCATTATTTGATAGAACAACACAAGCACGTTATCCTCCAGCATCTCCATTTAAATTGTTAACAGAATTAGCAGGTCTTCAAATGGGAGTAGTAAATACAAATACTCATTTTATATGCTATAATGGATTTAAATTGGGAAAAAAAAGAATTCATTGTCATTCTGGATTTCATGGATTTCCAATAGGTATAGAAACGGCTGTTGCTGTATCTTGTAATAATTATTTTGCACAAGTTTATAAACGTGTAATTGAAAAATATCCAAAAAATTTAACGAAAAGTGTCAATGAATGGAGTGATATTATTAAAAGTTTTGGATTTGGAAATTATTTGTATAACGATTTAGCTACTGGAGAAAAAGGAATAATCCCTTCTGGAGATTATTATAATAAAAAATATGGATATTCCAAATGGAATGCTCTTACCATTATTTCAAATAGTATTGGACAAGGAGAAATTAATGTAACTCCTATTCAGTTAGCTAATATGGTTTGTGCTATAGCAAATAAAGGTTTTTTTTATACTCCACATATTGTAAAATATATTAATCATCAACCTATTTCTAATTCAAATTATACTTTTGCTAAATATACTAAAGTTAAAAGTAAGTATTTTGATTTTATTATTCATGGGATGGAAAAAGTTTTTTCAATTGGAACTGGAAAAAGTTTTAAATCTTCAGATATTAGAATGGCTGGGAAAACAGGAACTGCACAAAATTTTATTAAAATTAATCATAATACTATTACTCTTCCTGATCACTCTGTTTTCATTTTATTTGCTCCAGTAGAAGATCCTAAAATAGCTATTTCAGTTATAATAGAAAATGGAGGATTCGGATCTCGTTGGGCTGGTCCTATAGCTAGTCTTATTGCAGAGAAATATATTAATAATAATGTACATAGAAAAAATCTTGAGAAAAAAATAATGACTTCAGGATTAAAAATAGTATACGATTCTATAGCAAAAATGAAAAGTTATAGTTATAATAAAAAAAATACAAAAGATTCTATTGATAAAAAGAAATAAAACATTACTAGGGAATATTGACTGGTATATCGTAATAATTTATATTTTCATGATTTTCTTTGGATGTATGAACCTATGTTCTGTTTCTTATGAAAAAGCGGAAAAACAATTGATATGGATTATAATAAGTTTTATTTTCATATTTATAGTTTTTTTATTTAAACCAATACATTATAAATATTTTTCTCCATTCTTTTTTTTATTTACGTTATTTCTTTTGATTGGTGTATTTTTTTTTGGTAAAAATATAAATGGATCAAAATCTTGGTATGTTTTTGGTCCTATTAGTTTTCAACCTTCTGAATTATCCAAAATATCTACATCTTTAATGATAGCTCGTATTATGAGTCAGGAGGATATTCAAAAAAATAAAAATACATTATTATATATATCTATAATAGTAATATTACCCACATTATTAATATTTTTTCAACCTGATCCAGGTTCTTCTATAGTTTTTTCCTCATTTATTTTAACTTTGTATAGGGAAGGATTATCTGTATTTTTTATATTTTATATATTATTTTTAATTTTTTTATTCGTTCTTTCGTTAAATATTTCACCTTGGATTATTGTATTCTTTCTTTTTTTTATTTTTTTACTTATTTTTTTTGTAAAAAAAAAAAGAACCATAAATGATTTATTGTTTTCTATTTTTTTCTTTATTATTTTTTCTACTTTTGTTTTTATATCTCCATTTTTTTATCAAAAATTATTGAAAAAACATCATAAAGACAGGATTAATATCCTATTTAAGAATGAATTCGATAGAAAGTACAGAGAGAATATAGGATATAATCTTTTATATTCCAAAACTGCTATTGGTTCTGGAAAATTTTTTGGAAAAGGATATCAAAAAGGGACCATTACAAAAGGAAAATTTGTTCCTGAACAACATACAGATTATATTTTTTGTACTGTAGGAGAAGAATGGGGATTTATAGGAAGTGTTATTTTAATTATATTTTATTTATGGTTTATTAGTCGTATTTATTTTTTATCGGAAAGACAAAAAGATATTTTTGGAAGAATTTTTGGATATTCTGTAGGGAATATTCTTTTTATTCATATTATCCTAAATTTAGGAATGGTGATGGGGTTATTTCCAACAATAGGAATTGTTTTCCCATTTTTTAGTTATGGAGGATCTTCTATTTGGTCTTTTACTGTTTTATTATTTATTTTTATTCGATTAGATGCTTCAGATCAAACCAGTTTGATCTGAAATATAATATATATATGAAATCCCCATATTAATGAAAAGGTCTTTTTTTTACCATACCTCCTTGCGTATTTTTGATATTTTGTGTAATAACAAAAGCTTTAGAATCTATTTTTTCTATTTCTATTTTAAGTTTATTTATTTCTAAGCGAGTGACTATTGTATATATAATATTCAAATTTTTCATATTATATCCACTTTTTCCATTATAAATGGTTACTCCAAATCCCAATTTTTTAATCATCCAATGTATTTTCTTTGATTTATCAGTTATAATAGTAACACTTGTATATTCTTCTATTCCATCTATAACAAAATCAATAGTTTTAGCGGCTACTAAATAACTTAATATTGAATAAAAGGCTGACTCTATTGATAAATAAAAAGAAGATATTAAAAAAATAGAAATATTAATTAATATGATAATATCACTTACAGAAAAATAATTTATTTTTCTACTTACATAAATAGCGAAAACTTCAGTTCCATCTAAAACTCCACCTCCTCTAATAGTTAATCCTATTCCTGAACCTATAAAAAAACCTCCAAAAATAGAAGCTAACATTTTATCTTTTGTTAAAATTGGAAAATCAATAGTTATTAAAACTAATGATAATAGAAACATAGAAATCAAAGTTTTGATAGCAAAATCATATCCTATATGTTTATATCCTAAAATAATAAAAGGAAAATTCAAAAAAATTAATAAAAATTGTAATTTTAATGGAGTTAGCATATTTAACAATAAAGAAATACCCATTATCCCTCCATCTATAAAAGAATTTGGAATTAGAAAACTTTCTAATCCAAAGGCCACACAGTTTATTCCTAAAAAAATTTGTAGTAGATATTTAAGATTTTTCAAAAAATTTGTATCTTTCATTAGAATTTTTTTTAAAGGGGCTGATTTTGGAATAGACAGCAAGATTATTTATGAAGGGAAGCATACCGTGTCACGTAAGGTATTACACGTAAAACAGCGTTACAAATATATAAATGGCGAAAAACAATACGCTTTTGCTGCTTAATGAAATATCATTATAGCTTAATCTGTAAGATACAGAAGTAAAATATCTCTCAGGAATTTTTCCTTATAGTTCCTGATATAGAGGTACTCAGAATATAAGGATTAGAAAACGGATGATTCTCAAGTTTTTTAATTATACTTTTGGAATCTAGGATTTTATTTTGGATCCAAAGTCCGATTTTAATCTGAAAAAATAAGCTTTGGATAAGTATGTAGAATTCCTTTATATTACTTGTTTGGACGCGGGTTCAAATCCCGCCAGCTCCACTTTTTATACAAAAATTATTTATTTTTGAATTGTATTGTAAATTATTCTTTATACAAAGAAAAAAAATACAATTTTTTTTCTATAGTATACTTTCTGGAATTTTATTGGGATTAGGATGGCCTACTAATGGAAATCCACTATTCCTATTCATAGCTTTTATTCCTCTATTATACATAGAAGAATGTTTGAGTCATTCTTTTTTTTATTCCAAAAAAATTATCTTTTACATTTTTATATTTTCTTTTTTTACTTTTTTAATATGGAATGCTATTTCTACATGGTGGTTATCTTATGCAAAGAGACCTAATGGAAATTTTGCTCTAGAAGCTTATTTAATTCCTGTTTTTTTAAATGCTCTATTTATGTCCATTGTATTTACTTTTTATTCATGGATAAAAAAAAGTGTAGAAAATAAAAAAATAGGATATATATTCTTGATTTGTGTATGGATATCATTTGAGAAAATGCATTTAGAATGGGAATTATCTTGGCCTTGGTTGAATTTAGGAAATGGATTTTCTAATCATATAGAATGGATACAATGGTATGAATATACGGGATCTTTAGGAGGAAGCATATGGATATGGAGCGTTAATATAGGATTAATGAATTCTATTATAGAATATCAAAAAAGAAATAATAAACTCAATTTATACAAAAAAATTTTTGTAAATATAGGAAAAATATTTTTACTAATTTTTATTTCAAACTATATATACTGGAAATATGAAGAAAAAAAAGATGGATCTGTAGAGGTCTTCATTTTACAACCTAATATTGATCCATATTATCAGAAATATAAAATTTCTACGGATAAATTAATTCTTAGATTGAAAAAATTAATAGATGAAAAAATATCTTTTGGAAAAAAAACATTTATTATAGCTCCTGAAACTGCTATTCCTGGATATGGGAAAAAAATTTCTATGGAAAATATAGAAAAAGATAGAACTATTTCAATAGTTAGAAATTATCTCAGTAAATTTTATCCAAAAACAGTATTTATTACAGGTGTAGAATTATACGATTTATATTATAAATGGAATATTAGTAAAACGGCTACTCCCATTTTTTTAGAAAATGAAAAGAGTATACGATGGTTGGATCTATTTAATTCTATAATCCAAATTGATTTATCTGGAAATATAAAAGTTCATCATAAATCAAAGCTAGTACCAGCTGTAGAAACTTTTCCTTATAAAAAAATTCTTTTTCCTATATTGGGAGATATTTTACTTAATTTTGGTGGAAGTGTAATGGAACATGGAAAATCGAAAGATCCTTTTTCTGATATATTTATACATCCTTATTTTGGAATTAAAGTAGTCCCCATCATTTGCTATGAATCTATTTTTGGAGAATACGTATCTAAATTTATTAAAAAAAATAATGCAGATTTTATAGTTATCATAACTAATGATGGATGGTGGGGGAGATCACAAGGATACAAACAACACCTCTATTATGCTCGTCTTAGAGCAATTGAAAATAGAAAATACATAGCTAGATCTTCCAATACTGGAGTATCTTGTTTTATTAATGAAAAAGGAGAAATAATTTCTTCTATTCCTTACGGAAAAAAAGGAATATTATCCGATAAAGTTAGCATTAATAGAAAACAGACTTTTTATACAAAAAATGGAGATTATCTGGCTAAGATTAGTTTATTAACAGCAATAATAATTTTCATTTATACAATAATATTTCGTTTTTATATAAAAAAAAAGATTTGAATATTTATTCTTTTTTATACATTTTCATTTTTTGATAAGACTTTCCTATATAATTTATAATATCTTCCGCTATTATAGATTCTTCATTTTTTTCTATTGAAGCTATATCTCCTGCTAAACCATGTAAGTATACACCCATAATACAAGATTTTTTTGGAGAGTAGCCTTGAGCTAATAAACCTGTAATAATTCCAGTTAGAACATCTCCACTCCCTGCGGTAGACATTCCTGGATTTCCAGTGCTATTAAAATAAAGATTTCCATTAGGAGTTGAAATAACGGTATGTGCTCCTTTTAATACAATGTAAATTTTATATTTTTTAGAAAAATTTTTTAATAAATCTAATTTTTGATAATCATCTTTCCATGGACCACATAATCTTCTAAATTCTTTTGGATGTGGAGTAAGAATAGTTTTTTCTGGTATAGAATTCATTATTTTTAATTGATTGGATAATATATTTATAGCATCTGCATCTATGACCATGGGTATTTTATTCTCTTTATTCTTTAAAAAGAAAGATTCTAATGCATATGCGGTTATAGTTTTTTCCCCCATTCCCATTCCTATACCTATCGCATTTACATGAATATTAGTAGGAATATTACTGATAAATTTATCTTTGGAATCAGTTTTTATAATAGCTTCTGGGATAAGAATTTGTAAAATTTGATATCCACAACGTGGTACATATACACTCAATTTTCCAATACCAATTCGAAAACTTGCTTTTGCAGAAAGAGCCATAGATCCAATCATTCCATAATATCCTCCAACAAGTAGTCCATGACCATAATTTCCTTTATGAGAAAATTTTTTCCTTTTTTTATATATGGATTTAATAAAAATATCATCTACATAAAAATTTTTTACACACATTTCATTTGAGTAGGAATCTTTCCATCCGATATTTAACAAATGCCATTTTCCAATATATTTAGCATAATCTGATAAAAAAAAAGGTAATTTAGGACTTTGAAAAGTTAATGTATGAGTAGCTTTTATAATCCCTTCAAAATCCTTTTGATTTTTTTCCATAAAAAGTCCAGATGGAAGATCTATAGAAATAACGGGGATAAATTTATTTTCATTTATATAATGAAAAAAAGATTTCCAATATTTTTTTATTGGTCTGTTCAATCCAGTCCCAAAAATAGCATCAATAAGTAGACTATTTTTATTGTCTAAAATAGGAAAATTTTCTCCTTTATAAATATTTTTCAATTCTATTCCACCATATTTTAGTATTTTATTTTTATTGATGATAAATTCTGGAGAAAAATGATTGGAAATATTAAGAATATATACCGTTATTACAGTTCCATATTGAGATAACATTCTTGCCAAGGATAGTCCATCTCCTCCATTTTTCCCATTTCCTGCTAATAGTATAACTTTTTGAATATTACGATAATGATGAATAATCCAATTAAAACAACTTTTAGCAGATCTTTCTACTAACTCTATAGAAGAAATATCTTCGTTATCAATACAATATTGATCTATTTTTTTAATTTGATTTAACGAAAGAATTTTCATTTTTTAAAATGAATTTGTTATTTTTGATTAAGCAAAAATAATATATAAAACGATTAATTTAGATGGCCGAGTATAATTTGACTCTTCCATCCATGGGTGAAAGTATAGCTGAGGCTACTATCATTCGTTGGTTAAAAAAAGAAGGAGATTATATAAAAAAAGAAGATTTATTAGTGGAAATTTCTACGGATAAAGTAGATTCTGAAATTACTTCTCCAGTAAATGGAATATTGAAAAAAAAATTATTTTCTTCAAATGAAGTAGCTAAGGTAGGAAGTTCTATAGCTATTTTGGAAATAGAAGAAAAAGAAACTTGTACAGAAAAAAGTATACGATTTTATTCTCCTTTTGTACGTACTATTTCTAAAAAAGAAGGAATTAGTTTCTATGAATTAGAATCTATAGAAGGAACTGGAAAAAAAGGAAGAATTACTAAAAAGGATATTTTAAAATATATTAGAAATAAAAAAGAAAAGAGAATAATTAGGAAAAAGGATTCTATTTTATCTTCTACTGGTTTTATGATAAATAAGAGTAAACAAGATGAAACTGAAACCATAGTAGAAATGGATAGAATTCGTAAAATAACTTCATCTCATATGATTTCCAGTAAAAAGATATCTGCTCATGTAACATCTTTTGTAGAAGCCGATGTTACAAATATCGTAAAATGGAGAGATAAAATGAAGGATATTTTTCATAAAAATACAGGAGAAAAATTAACTTTAATGTCTGTATTTGTAGAATGTGTAGTTAAAGCTATAAAAGATTATCCTATGATAAATATATCTGTTAATGGAACTAATATTATAAAAAAAAGAAATATTCATATAGGATTAGCAACAGCATTACCTAATGGTAATCTCATTGTTCCGGTTATTAAAAATGCAGATTCCTATAGTTTGGGAGGGTTAATAAAAATTATTAATGATTTAATAAAAAGAACTAAATCTAATCAATTAAAACCTGAAGAAACTAAAGGAGGTACATATACCATTAGTAATATAGGGAGTTTTGGAAATCTATTTGGAACTCCTATTATACATCAACCTCAAGTTGCTATTATGGGAATAGGATTAATCCAAAAAAAATTGTCTGTTATAGAAACCCCAGAAGGAGATTTTATTGGGATAAGACATAAGATTTATTTATCTCATTCTTATGATCATCGTGTAATAGATGGAGTACTTGGTGGAGGCTTTGCTAAAAAAGTAGCCTTATATTTAGAAAAATTTAAATGTTATACAAGAATAATATGAAAGTAAATTTTGATGCATTCATAGAAATCCCTAAAGGGAGTAGAAATAAATATGAATTTGATAAAAAAAATAATTCCATTCGATTAGATAGGGTTTTATATTCTCCTATGAGTTATCCAACAGATTATGGATTCATTCCAAAAACCCTTTCAAAAGATGGTGATCCATTAGATGTTTTGGTTTTTTTAACAGAACCAACTATTCCAGGATGTTTAATTACAGTAAAACCAATTGGTGTTTTTTTTATGAATGATGAAAATGGAGAAGACGAAAAAATTATTTCTGTTCCTATTTCAGATCCAAATTATAATATAATTAACGATA contains the following coding sequences:
- a CDS encoding rod shape-determining protein, which encodes MGLVDLINNLFNQEIAIDLGTANTLIMHNNKVIVDLPSIIAIDVRTKKVLAVGEEAKKMQGKTHDNIKIYKPLKDGVIADYQVAELMIREFIKKVPGINKKFFTPSLTMVICIPSGITEVEKRAVKDSAQHLNAKDVYLIEEPMAAAIGSGISVTKAEGNMIIDIGGGTTECGVIALGGIVCQKSIKIAGDVFTNDIAYFLRTKYNLYIGERTAEKIKIDIGAAIEAIDNPPENIRIQGRDLPTGKPKEMNISYKETIPALDKSILRIEDAVMETLSSTPPELAADIYKTGIYMAGGGSLLRGLDRRISKKTGLSVSLVEDPLRAVVKGTGVALKNIDKFTFLMK
- the mreC gene encoding rod shape-determining protein MreC, with protein sequence MRDFFLKWRFFILFILLESTALFLSFSKNNFHQNIDIGSSNFIIGNIYESIYRLRHYFFLDIENEKLINENAKLRHFIISSKIKKFTRDFKKKNIDYLQQYIYTPVKIINNSIYEQENYITINKGSLDGIKTDMGIILSYGIAGIIIKTSPHFSIAISLLNPKIKVNARLRKNKYFGTVSWDGIDHEYIVLYDIPRHSIFYKGEIVETDGKSSTFPEGIPIGRVTCYRFDEKDANYVIKVKLFENFSTIENAYVVKNLFKKEWNDIQLYKVEHK
- the mrdA gene encoding penicillin-binding protein 2, which codes for MKKLHIFYILLSSIGLIFIIRLFYIQIYTEKYILNAFNTSIKQEIIIPERGSIFDRNNNLLVFNKSIYELIVVPMLIDENFNIIEFCNLVGIEKDTFHKNLDKAKAYSKYLPSVFLPFISKEKFASIQEKLYKYKGFDWTKRSLRDYKVESSANILGYIGEVNQKNIKKESNYYQMGDFIGWAGVEKSYEKILRGRKGVKYWIRDRNGCIIGSYNNKKNNVKSISGNDIYLTIDWGLQSYAEQLMYQKKGGIVAINPKNGEILSLVSSPINNPNLFVGIHRSKEFKRLIKNTIDYPLFDRTTQARYPPASPFKLLTELAGLQMGVVNTNTHFICYNGFKLGKKRIHCHSGFHGFPIGIETAVAVSCNNYFAQVYKRVIEKYPKNLTKSVNEWSDIIKSFGFGNYLYNDLATGEKGIIPSGDYYNKKYGYSKWNALTIISNSIGQGEINVTPIQLANMVCAIANKGFFYTPHIVKYINHQPISNSNYTFAKYTKVKSKYFDFIIHGMEKVFSIGTGKSFKSSDIRMAGKTGTAQNFIKINHNTITLPDHSVFILFAPVEDPKIAISVIIENGGFGSRWAGPIASLIAEKYINNNVHRKNLEKKIMTSGLKIVYDSIAKMKSYSYNKKNTKDSIDKKK
- the rodA gene encoding rod shape-determining protein RodA: MIKRNKTLLGNIDWYIVIIYIFMIFFGCMNLCSVSYEKAEKQLIWIIISFIFIFIVFLFKPIHYKYFSPFFFLFTLFLLIGVFFFGKNINGSKSWYVFGPISFQPSELSKISTSLMIARIMSQEDIQKNKNTLLYISIIVILPTLLIFFQPDPGSSIVFSSFILTLYREGLSVFFIFYILFLIFLFVLSLNISPWIIVFFLFFIFLLIFFVKKKRTINDLLFSIFFFIIFSTFVFISPFFYQKLLKKHHKDRINILFKNEFDRKYRENIGYNLLYSKTAIGSGKFFGKGYQKGTITKGKFVPEQHTDYIFCTVGEEWGFIGSVILIIFYLWFISRIYFLSERQKDIFGRIFGYSVGNILFIHIILNLGMVMGLFPTIGIVFPFFSYGGSSIWSFTVLLFIFIRLDASDQTSLI
- a CDS encoding YitT family protein encodes the protein MKDTNFLKNLKYLLQIFLGINCVAFGLESFLIPNSFIDGGIMGISLLLNMLTPLKLQFLLIFLNFPFIILGYKHIGYDFAIKTLISMFLLSLVLITIDFPILTKDKMLASIFGGFFIGSGIGLTIRGGGVLDGTEVFAIYVSRKINYFSVSDIIILINISIFLISSFYLSIESAFYSILSYLVAAKTIDFVIDGIEEYTSVTIITDKSKKIHWMIKKLGFGVTIYNGKSGYNMKNLNIIYTIVTRLEINKLKIEIEKIDSKAFVITQNIKNTQGGMVKKRPFH
- the lnt gene encoding apolipoprotein N-acyltransferase codes for the protein MYCKLFFIQRKKIQFFFYSILSGILLGLGWPTNGNPLFLFIAFIPLLYIEECLSHSFFYSKKIIFYIFIFSFFTFLIWNAISTWWLSYAKRPNGNFALEAYLIPVFLNALFMSIVFTFYSWIKKSVENKKIGYIFLICVWISFEKMHLEWELSWPWLNLGNGFSNHIEWIQWYEYTGSLGGSIWIWSVNIGLMNSIIEYQKRNNKLNLYKKIFVNIGKIFLLIFISNYIYWKYEEKKDGSVEVFILQPNIDPYYQKYKISTDKLILRLKKLIDEKISFGKKTFIIAPETAIPGYGKKISMENIEKDRTISIVRNYLSKFYPKTVFITGVELYDLYYKWNISKTATPIFLENEKSIRWLDLFNSIIQIDLSGNIKVHHKSKLVPAVETFPYKKILFPILGDILLNFGGSVMEHGKSKDPFSDIFIHPYFGIKVVPIICYESIFGEYVSKFIKKNNADFIVIITNDGWWGRSQGYKQHLYYARLRAIENRKYIARSSNTGVSCFINEKGEIISSIPYGKKGILSDKVSINRKQTFYTKNGDYLAKISLLTAIIIFIYTIIFRFYIKKKI
- a CDS encoding NAD(P)H-hydrate dehydratase — encoded protein: MKILSLNQIKKIDQYCIDNEDISSIELVERSAKSCFNWIIHHYRNIQKVILLAGNGKNGGDGLSLARMLSQYGTVITVYILNISNHFSPEFIINKNKILKYGGIELKNIYKGENFPILDNKNSLLIDAIFGTGLNRPIKKYWKSFFHYINENKFIPVISIDLPSGLFMEKNQKDFEGIIKATHTLTFQSPKLPFFLSDYAKYIGKWHLLNIGWKDSYSNEMCVKNFYVDDIFIKSIYKKRKKFSHKGNYGHGLLVGGYYGMIGSMALSAKASFRIGIGKLSVYVPRCGYQILQILIPEAIIKTDSKDKFISNIPTNIHVNAIGIGMGMGEKTITAYALESFFLKNKENKIPMVIDADAINILSNQLKIMNSIPEKTILTPHPKEFRRLCGPWKDDYQKLDLLKNFSKKYKIYIVLKGAHTVISTPNGNLYFNSTGNPGMSTAGSGDVLTGIITGLLAQGYSPKKSCIMGVYLHGLAGDIASIEKNEESIIAEDIINYIGKSYQKMKMYKKE
- a CDS encoding dihydrolipoamide acetyltransferase family protein, encoding MAEYNLTLPSMGESIAEATIIRWLKKEGDYIKKEDLLVEISTDKVDSEITSPVNGILKKKLFSSNEVAKVGSSIAILEIEEKETCTEKSIRFYSPFVRTISKKEGISFYELESIEGTGKKGRITKKDILKYIRNKKEKRIIRKKDSILSSTGFMINKSKQDETETIVEMDRIRKITSSHMISSKKISAHVTSFVEADVTNIVKWRDKMKDIFHKNTGEKLTLMSVFVECVVKAIKDYPMINISVNGTNIIKKRNIHIGLATALPNGNLIVPVIKNADSYSLGGLIKIINDLIKRTKSNQLKPEETKGGTYTISNIGSFGNLFGTPIIHQPQVAIMGIGLIQKKLSVIETPEGDFIGIRHKIYLSHSYDHRVIDGVLGGGFAKKVALYLEKFKCYTRII
- a CDS encoding inorganic diphosphatase, with the protein product MKVNFDAFIEIPKGSRNKYEFDKKNNSIRLDRVLYSPMSYPTDYGFIPKTLSKDGDPLDVLVFLTEPTIPGCLITVKPIGVFFMNDENGEDEKIISVPISDPNYNIINDIDEISFHAKKEIEHFFLVYKDLENKKVIIGDWKNKDIAISVYKESYLRYKNHKN